The genomic window AAACGTTGTTAATAAACATTCTGAAATTGAGAATTTAATATCTCAAAAGTGATTTCAAATGTGCACTTCGAGCTACACGGGTATTGTAAATGCATACAAAAGCAAACTATTTAGATTGTCGATATGGAATTTATATTCTCATTTCAGTCCCCCGTATACGAGTCCATATAGTTTTAGAACGTgtacgatataaaatatattcaatatttaatgtctgtttttaaattataatattttgttcatgattatgtaaaatatgacGTACTCCAGGTAAGTATAACACAATTAAGTGATCGGCCATTCCTCCCTACCCTGACCTCAATATGTAGATTACCTGTTTCCTAGAATATTAttaactgttaaaaatattactaagaaGTAAGAGGCATATaaggataataaatatttgtgcaatttacattttcaaataaagataatatttataatatacttttatgatgtattattttacttagacattcccaatatattaaaatagattatatagtAGTAGATTCTGAAGATCGAAAGTTAgtatatagttttgttttatttattgatttgacctttcccggcttcacacgggtgaaattatatacttatataaaatttagattgaagaacaaacataaaaagaaaaaatattaattttttctagATGGAAAATTagctttattttctatttttagtaAAGAAAATACCTATGACACCCATGTTATCGATTGATTACGTTGTTGTTTATctgataatttcattttatctgATGAAACGATCATGACCATCTCCtcttagaaaaaaattgttaaaaatgttaattatttagattttaccttcgtaattattttaaagtataaaagtattttaataaaaatagatcacATTTGATAGAGATTGAttgaaatttttcattttcaccTCACCTcattgatatttcttatgtgCTTAATAGTTAGCCTCGCACCCAACCCTAAcgttatcttttatatatttttccagtAGAACtcatttcattcatattttacttcttctatttaatattatgagaatttcgatgatgatgatgatgatttcgaCGATCGAATATGATGAGTCATTTCGATATTTTAGtcttaagcatttttttattaataataatacttaaaagcaTAAATCATCGACGTTTAAAATGTTGTGTCTCAACTGTATTTTTGAGGATTGCAAtcctaatttttaataacttcacaAATCAAAGCTCATGTTTATGATCAATATTTGgttgaattttaattcataattaggTTGTCGCTTGGGTTATTTATAATCTCGGAGCTCAGGTCTACCTTCGGGATGTTCAATTAAATTAGGTCAGGACATAGTTGCCTTACGATATACAACAACATTATGTATATTCCACAGATTTATAGTTGGCTATATAATTAGCCGTCGACCTAACCGTGTCTTCAGTTGGGGAACACTTACTTCATCCACACATACTTTCAGTTTATATTCAATTGCAggtatcaaataattttcaacaatTGTATCTatggtattttttatgtaataaaatatatcaattatgtaatatttaaaaaaaaaaaatgttttgtagtcGTTTTCACCGATTTACcaaacttaattaaaacaactaattgggaataaatttaattataactacttAAGTTAACACTTGAatttactacaaatatttaaagaaaataatgaaaatgtaattacagTGTAGTCCGTTTAGTACGACTTCGGATATAACAATCGACCGTTTTTAGCGACGTAAGAACATGCATGTTTGGTTTTAATAAGAGTCACTATGAAAATATATCCGTTTATTACGACTAAGCTTACACCGAGCGACCGCTTTTAACGaccgaatttcatttaaaattgtccGGCAACAAAGAACGAAAATGACAacgatgttgatgatgatgatgcttgTCAAGAGCTCTGAATAAAGGACTGTCCATAAGAGATGAAGAACTTGAACAATATTCTGCTGTTGCTCATGATCTCTCAACGTGTGAAGACCCGACTGACGAAAATATTCTACAAAATGTTATCGTCAACAGCCAAGATAGCGACGATAATAACGACGACGGCCTCGAAAAAAATTGTACCACTCCGAGTGTTTCTGCTCTACATCTGCACAAGTGCTGAATGTGTCGCTATGAAAAATATGAGGTCTGGCTTGCATAATACAATCcgaactttttaatttagtaaaaaccaaaaacaatattctatatttaagtacatatgtaaatttatgTGAAACTACGTATgctgattattttaattgttattacttttcttttcatttttagtTATGtgaagtaaacaaatattttgatttaaatgtttactttctatgtaaacattaataaaaatttaaattgctagTTCGTTTAGTACGCCGTGATATCACCGGTCCCTTTGCCGTCTTTGTAAACGGATTCTACTTATTACGTACTAATATGTCACTCAACTACACCAAAACGGCTTGATCGATTGTAATGAATTTATTGTATGTGTTTGTGTAGATCTCTAGATCGTTAATTTTAAACCCGTGACGCTACGATCGGGTTCGTGGATTTTTAATATAGAccaagaagaaaaataaaacgagccaagtgcgagtcggcattattattattgtttattttttttattttattatttattatacaagtaaatgtacaattaagtattttgtgATTGTTTCAAGTGTTTCTATTTATTGAAATCGAGCAAAAATAggcagaattttttttttgtatgggagcccttattatttatttagtatttgttgttataatagcaacagaaatacatcatttgTGAATGTTTCAACTGTCTAGTTATAGTGGTTCTTGAGATATAACCTGGTGACAGaaagacggacggacagacggacggaaAGACAGAaagcgaagtcttagtaatagggtcttGTTTTTACCTTTTGGATACGGAAccataaaaagattattttcaacCGTACGAAATCGAAATGGACAGCAtagttgtataaataattgcctataggtatttatatttgaacgTGGTACTTAAATGTAAATGGAAGATCTCGTCTCgatcttgataaaatatattataaacggtGCAAGGAGTAAGTACAAGCGTACTTCATAGGAAATCATATTTTCTAGAAACCCCACTTAaagtttatttccatttttaaaattatcttaaagatCAGTTAGAGGCAGTTTGTTCTTTTTTCAACTCGTATCATAAGGTTTTACTTTATTTGacaattgaaattgtttaactgaTTTTAACTAAATCTTAAGAAAAGGAAATCAACGTATAATCTACTAAAAAACTATTTAGTCTAACAAGATGGAACTTGCACATAAAACGGAggtgagaattaaaaaaaaattaaacatctgAGGAGGTTTAaaggattataaaaaaaggatatcaaaatttgtataaaagttcCTTTTTTCTATCTTTGAAAAAAGGGAATCGGTCATTTCGGTTTaacttataagtttaaaaaaaatgttaccgaGTTTCTATAATGCATCCTTGAAGAGGATTTAATTGCCGATTGGGCATGAAATTAAGCATGGAAATGCTATTTTTTAATGgcagaaatataaatatcagtaTTTATGCTActtctttaagtaaaatatatttattaaagtattttaaaaaatatcgttatcTACCTAAGATAGTAAATGTAAGGTAAGAGAAGAGAGGATTAAGAGATGAACATGATAAAGTAAATACGTTGACGTTTGGATATTCGACAActttaacaaatacaaaaaacgtTGACTTTGATATTTAGgctaaagtattaatattaaataaatatatttttattgcaaaagtTAAGACACCATGTTTAAATCGATGATCTAATTgttgagatttatttttataactgtttAAATCAAGTTGCTTCAATGTTTCCGATTTTACATCGGGTACAcagttagttattatataatttctataaaaaaaaaccgtaccGAATAGATGCACCAAATATATACAGGTTACAAGATAAGTATTTGCGAAAACACATTATTATAGATGAAATTTTACACTTAAAGGCTacccaattatattatattctaattaaaaataaatctttaggATTTTTCTTTAGCCTAAAATGGGATAACACaatttcgataaataaaatgCCCACAGGATCGTAgcatttttgccaccattccacgcggtcatgatttttacagtaactatttctaattaatatttggaaatatttaagGACTTTGACTTTATGTCAATAACTGTTATGTAAATTTAGGTttcactatatttataaatatatatagatacggAAAAATAATAGGACAAAAGACATTGGACTCGAGACAGTTAGATAGAAGTTTGAAAAATTcagttttgaataatattcacCAATATAGTTTGTGtaatgaagtaaaatttaaaataagtccaAATGAAACGTAACttgttttcattgtaattatacataagtagtaaaaaaaactatagctTTCACTTAAgcctaattaattattttgataatttgttttcataatcatataatttcCTAGTACCGATTGATTGATagcataattaaacaataatattacagattattgttattataaatatacaaattttaatatcttcgCACGAATTTttatgcaaatttaattaaaatttaatcaaaattaattttgatacaaatcaatgattaataattttactttttatttttcgcAGAgctattttttcatataatttgctttttctattataattaataatttgttaaaaaccataaaaaaatctgATGCCTAAATtggtttcaatattttttctaataagttAAAGGATTTACTATAActcaaaatacttttatatcactacatactataaattttaaaactacgcaacgaattttgatgcggACGATTTTTAATCGATAGAGtaatttaagaggaaggtttatatgtacaatacatgtattatatagtagagaaactctaataattttagaaatatctaATGTGGCATCTGGGGCATACCAGGttttattgtctaatgacaaaaaagctgtgaacgttgtatataaagacaatcTGTAGTATATTAAGTAACAACATTGCACCCGTGGGAAGCCGGGCAGGTtgctagtacataatataatagctTTAACTATTATACCATAAACAGTGGAAGAGATTATAATCTGTGGTGACACTACAGGAACTGGCAACATTTCTAAATGTCATTTTCATACATATCTTTAATCTGTATCCGTAATCCATATTTCTGTAATCTGTAGTctgtacattttataaacagTGATAATTTTAGtgtgtttttacaaataaatcttcTTGTACAAAATGGCTTTACAAAacactattttcaaaattgaagAGTTATGCCGAACTTGCTTATCAAAAGAAATTGAAATGCTTTCTGTTTTTGAAATACGCTTGGGAACTATCTCATTGGACAATATAATCGCGTCAATTACAGGAATAAaggtattaagtttttaaaataaaagtttaattatgctgtgctaataaaaataatatattgttaaaaaagtatCGATGTGGAATGAATATACAAAAGCTGTTACGATTAATAGCGAATTAGTGCCACGAACGCTATGTGAATTACATTTACCTATGCCATGcgattattttcataaaattaggtgtaataaataattggtgTAAGTCGAAgtgtaactatatattttttaacgtaatgtgcaaataaaatctattttcgcTTGTTACTACAGTTGGTTAAAAATGACTTATTTAATTAGACTTATACacattatgatatttttgatgttattgATTTTCTCACAAAAATCAGATAATATcgagtataaataaaaagtataatgtaAAACCCATATTACCAGCATAAGTAGAACAGCTatcaaagtttaatataaatatacattattggTTGTTTATAAACAATCAGTAGGCAGTAAAATTCTGATGGCTTTTAGTGTATagataattgttattttgacGAGcatgtactataatataaaaaaacaatatttttttttaatatatataatttaaactgtatataaaacataatttatccATTTTAAAGTGTTGTGCTCATCTAATCATATTATAGATTGAACATGGCGATGGACTGCCATCAACAATATGCAACATCTGTAAGGAAAAGGCAACTAATGCATATGAATTCAAAGCCCGCACACAAGAAGCTGATATCCAATTGCGGGGACttttaaaaagagaaaatacCGAGCAAGTCAGTTGTGATAATAGTTTACCATTTGAGGTAATTTAACTTTAGAAATACACTTGCGGattgatattttacaatatgATGTTGCTATGTGAAGTCAACTCCAATTGTAGatgaattgtttatattttgcataCAATTTCCTAATAACTCCTCTATATTATGTACAACAAAAAGAAGTTTcaatacgtttatttataatataacataactgcATATATCTAAATAGttcctattaatatttttatttccaaaattttctATAGATTATTTAGATTCTTGACTAATGATATCATATTGATTCAAGGTCAAACTTGTTGATTTGTCTTTATTCCATGATTGGAAGAGgctaaaaaattgtaacattacatTGATTTTTCAGAGAATATTTTCtaactagttttattttttgtaacctAAAGTCAGATGCAGTTGAGGTGAAGACTGAACAATTTGCAAGAGACAATCACGATGATTATATGGACATTGATCTCTCTCTGGCACTTTCTAATGTTTCAGAGACTTATAATAATGTAGGTAAGGAACAAAATTGCAGAAAAATACCATGCAGTATACTTTAATCAAATGTTTTCAGGCATCTTGTTTGCAGATGTGAATGACAAAACTATAATgcaaatatgtattatgttgtaaaaaaatactaataaatatttaaatggtcTTGCACATTTTTACAGATACTGTCAAAAATGAAGAAGAAGATCattgtaaagatatatttacaGCCCAACCAATAGAGAATGAAAATTTAAGTAGTGATATTAAGAAAAAGAATTTTATTggtaagttttatattacacaaaattatttttgtccaatcatattattttataaacatagaaaatgttttaatttgtaaacagcTTTCAATTTGTGGAATTagcagtaatatattttaataattattaagataccATGAGGGACCATGTTTTAGTTTTCGTAAGAGTCATAAATAGTGCAATAATTTAAGagtttttatcatttacaatttgaaaattttattcaaatttctgGTATTTCTTCAAACATTGTTAggagtgatttttttattttttgatgctttttgaaaatatgtatttatgatgCACTATATTAGGGATTCTTGGATTGTCTAGGCTGTACAAAATGGCTTCATGCCTTACACTTTCAAAGTCTTTGGTGTAGTCGTTGAAGGAAATAATATGTACAAGCTTGTtgtagtcattttatttttccataGTACATCTAATTATAGGGTAATTACTGTCGTCATTCCTTTAAGGGTGTGTGACATGGTAATTTTCCCAAATTGAGTtctaatacagataaaaaatgatgAACTGGTTTTTTCCAGCAGATGGTAATGAGACAGACAGCACCTATTGCCCCGTTTGCGGTGCTAGTTTCCACGACGCTGAAGGCCTTACGAAGCATGCCTGGGAGCAACACGGTGACCTCATGGGACCAAAAAAACGAGGCCGCCCTAAGAAGCTACTCACCAGCGTATGTACGCATAATCATGTAATCATGTACACATTCTAAATTTGACGGATTTTTAGAAAACGTCTAAGTCAATGTTCTGTGCATTCCTAGCaggaaaaataaagataaatgaaCATAACTtgttaattacatacatattttctaatttaGTACAATGTAATCGCCTggaaacttaatattaatatgttgtttGAACATCACACCATCAAATAGTGTAGGCTTTTGCCTTTAATATAACAATGGCAGATTCATAGTcgtaatatagcagagctattagtaAACTGCAgggaatataaaaatttaattcctaCCAATTCTGCTATTGGAATAggtttttagaaaatatttcatttgaaactgaaactttattttaacattctTAAAATTCTTTGTCTAATTTAACATACAAAACAATACAGTATGTGActttcaaaacttttatttatccaTGCTGATAATAAGTATTGGAAttggaatattatataaaggagTTTATTTAAACCCGAAACTGTGCTCGTCACAAGAAGCTCATCAGATGTCATCAATTTTGGAAACAGGTTTTACCCCCAGGCAACCCTTAAATAGATGTTGCacatcaataaatgtttttaagatgAGACAGCTACTATAGCTACAGCTACAATAAGCTTTAATAACAAACtaatgttatgatttaacaaatttttCAGACAATCCTCAATAAATTGTCTGAAAATGGATACAATTTGAAATACTTACCGGATCAAAAGCACAATTGTGTATTTTGTAAAGaggattttaaaacaaaagatgaCTTATTGATACACCTTGTACAACATAAAGGTCAGTGTTCATATTGAGACGATGCTCTGAAATACTTAGcttgttacataataatttgtattaagaatTATACACTATATTTCAGATGTAAAAGTTTTGAACTGTTTGCTGTGTAAGAAGATTTATCTCGAGATGAAAGATTTCGAGCGTCACAATTGCGTGCAAACTTcagatgaattaaataatttaaaaccagtAAGTAATCTTCAAGTTCACTTCAAGTCATTATACAGTGCAAACTTAATATAACGTACCTCAATATAACGAATTCCTCGATTTAACAAATTCTTCGTAATCCCCTTGAATTGCCCATAAGAGTCAATGTAAAATATCCCTTTACATTAAGAACATTAACAACTATCAAGAAAAAGTAACCCAAAacctttatataaagtttttgttatatataaatttttttgttacctacttaattatttttaaatagaaaatacataCAGTAATTTTATGAAAGTGTGTTATCATTCATTAGTAGAAGTTGTTCACTATAGCAAGATAAGTACGTTATGTTGAGgtgaataaaactattatactaTACAACCTAACCTCAACATAACAGACCTCACTGCCGGTGCCAGACGGCTCTATACTTGATGAACTTAcgttacttataatttttttttttctataggcTGAACCTCCAGATGTTCCAGAAGAAGAGCGGAAGCTCAATCTGTCGACTGAAGTGCTATTGCAAGATCTTCTAATGACTAATAGAGATGCGGTGAGCATTACCtacta from Vanessa tameamea isolate UH-Manoa-2023 chromosome Z, ilVanTame1 primary haplotype, whole genome shotgun sequence includes these protein-coding regions:
- the LOC113402177 gene encoding zinc finger protein 436-like isoform X1; its protein translation is MALQNTIFKIEELCRTCLSKEIEMLSVFEIRLGTISLDNIIASITGIKIEHGDGLPSTICNICKEKATNAYEFKARTQEADIQLRGLLKRENTEQVSCDNSLPFESDAVEVKTEQFARDNHDDYMDIDLSLALSNVSETYNNVDTVKNEEEDHCKDIFTAQPIENENLSSDIKKKNFIADGNETDSTYCPVCGASFHDAEGLTKHAWEQHGDLMGPKKRGRPKKLLTSTILNKLSENGYNLKYLPDQKHNCVFCKEDFKTKDDLLIHLVQHKDVKVLNCLLCKKIYLEMKDFERHNCVQTSDELNNLKPAEPPDVPEEERKLNLSTEVLLQDLLMTNRDADSGSIDLCEECGAVFVSSVELGKHRDREHPELSSRCHLCDKVFATLKSAARHRAVCARVERSFACASCGLRFAHEVSLNKHILRAHTGQSVSVRFMDRDRAPPQHRCDTCNRRFYRKDLLARHAKIHKSIDKCFECDVCNKKFHRRDNLRAHMRVHESTGAGVDGTSSSASLCLYCGRSFSNSSNLIVHMRRHTGEKPYKCDFCGKGFPRSSDLQCHRRSHTGEKPCICGVCGKAFARSNKLSRHMRVHTGMKPYKCPYCEKAFSQSNDLKLHVRRHTGDKPYVCELCGDRFIQGTALHNHRRAHGHFPTAAAPPLAPLVYTVQSITQTH
- the LOC113402177 gene encoding zinc finger protein 436-like isoform X2, producing the protein MALQNTIFKIEELCRTCLSKEIEMLSVFEIRLGTISLDNIIASITGIKIEHGDGLPSTICNICKEKATNAYEFKARTQEADIQLRGLLKRENTEQVSCDNSLPFESDAVEVKTEQFARDNHDDYMDIDLSLALSNVSETYNNVDTVKNEEEDHCKDIFTAQPIENENLSSDIKKKNFIDGNETDSTYCPVCGASFHDAEGLTKHAWEQHGDLMGPKKRGRPKKLLTSTILNKLSENGYNLKYLPDQKHNCVFCKEDFKTKDDLLIHLVQHKDVKVLNCLLCKKIYLEMKDFERHNCVQTSDELNNLKPAEPPDVPEEERKLNLSTEVLLQDLLMTNRDADSGSIDLCEECGAVFVSSVELGKHRDREHPELSSRCHLCDKVFATLKSAARHRAVCARVERSFACASCGLRFAHEVSLNKHILRAHTGQSVSVRFMDRDRAPPQHRCDTCNRRFYRKDLLARHAKIHKSIDKCFECDVCNKKFHRRDNLRAHMRVHESTGAGVDGTSSSASLCLYCGRSFSNSSNLIVHMRRHTGEKPYKCDFCGKGFPRSSDLQCHRRSHTGEKPCICGVCGKAFARSNKLSRHMRVHTGMKPYKCPYCEKAFSQSNDLKLHVRRHTGDKPYVCELCGDRFIQGTALHNHRRAHGHFPTAAAPPLAPLVYTVQSITQTH